One segment of Ricinus communis isolate WT05 ecotype wild-type chromosome 8, ASM1957865v1, whole genome shotgun sequence DNA contains the following:
- the LOC8279905 gene encoding zinc finger protein BALDIBIS: protein MMPEDGFSIPSTIIGFVQEPTTNPNPNPTSNPVMKKKRNLPGTPDPDAEVVALSPKSLMATNRFLCEICNKGFQRDQNLQLHRRGHNLPWKLKQRSTKEVKKKVYICPEKSCVHHDPSRALGDLTGIKKHFSRKHGEKKWKCEKCSKKYAVQSDWKAHSKICGTREYRCDCGTLFSRKDSFITHRAFCDALAEESGRFTPVSAAINANLRNDLINGANSINLPPPHHQTTVISQFSSVFRPEFGTTTASELLGSNNLGVDVQKPRLPIWLDNANPQLNPIGVGSNANSFLPHELVQTQQINMFGSGSSQLQWLSKYQEGLFTGSLPRGLKEEEGSKGDLTESITSLYSSNHHHQQQRSSLSSSSSAHMSATALLQKAAQMGSTRSNNSISLMSSSLSNVSNFNSYNQRKNNDETLKFLSSRQPINQAENLNELANSISPSGTTPAATFTKESTLLGDSNSSSVLTSTRNNTTKHWNHLIMQQQANGDQQNHGFISSDEVVEGGLTRDFLGVGAAEAASRAPFLQHELVKFASIGSGSHEFEPI from the exons ATGATGCCTGAAGATGGATTCTCTATCCCTTCTACGATTATAGGGTTTGTTCAAGAACCAACCacaaaccctaaccctaaccCTACTTCAAATCCagtgatgaagaagaagagaaatttACCAGGAACACCAG ATCCGGATGCAGAAGTTGTAGCTTTATCACCAAAATCTCTCATGGCAACAAACAGATTCCTTTGCGAAATCTGCAACAAGGGTTTTCAAAGAGACCAAAACCTTCAACTCCATAGAAGAGGACACAATCTTCCATGGAAGTTGAAGCAGAGATCGACTAAAGAGGTTAAAAAGAAAGTATATATCTGCCCTGAAAAGAGCTGTGTACACCATGATCCATCAAGAGCTTTAGGTGACCTGACAGGAATAAAGAAGCATTTTAGCAGAAAACATGGAGAAAAGAAGTGGAAGTGTGAGAAATGTTCAAAGAAATATGCAGTTCAATCAGATTGGAAAGCTCATAGTAAGATCTGTGGAACCAGAGAGTATAGATGTGACTGTGGCACTCTCTTTTCCCG GAAGGATAGCTTTATCACCCACAGAGCTTTTTGTGATGCTTTAGCAGAAGAAAGTGGAAGATTCACTCCAGTTTCAGCAGCCATTAATGCAAACTTGAGAAATGACTTGATCAACGGAGCTAATAGTATTAATCTTCCTCCTCCTCATCATCAAACAACTGTGATATCCCAATTTTCATCTGTATTTAGACCAGAGTTTGGCACTACTACTGCATCTGAGCTGCTGGGCAGTAATAATCTAGGGGTCGATGTGCAAAAGCCAAGGCTGCCAATATGGTTAGATAATGCCAATCCTCAACTGAACCCAATTGGAGTTGGAAGTAATGCTAATTCTTTCTTGCCTCATGAATTGGTTCAAACACAACAGATAAATATGTTCGGTTCAGGTTCATCCCAACTCCAGTGGCTCAGTAAGTATCAAGAAGGATTATTTACAGGTTCATTGCCAAGAGgactaaaagaagaagaaggaagcaAAGGAGATCTAACTGAATCTATAACTTCATTGTATTCGAgtaatcatcatcatcaacaacaaAGAAGCTCATTATCATCATCGTCATCAGCTCACATGTCAGCTACTGCACTCTTACAAAAAGCTGCTCAGATGGGATCTACACGAAGCAATAACAGCATTTCATTGATGAGTTCATCTCTTTCAAATGTGTCAAACTTCAATTCTTATAACCAGAGAAAGAATAATGATGAAACTCTTAAGTTTTTAAGTAGCAGGCAACCGATTAACCAAGCTGAGAATTTGAATGAATTGGCAAATTCTATTTCTCCTTCAGGTACAACTCCTGCAGCAACGTTTACAAAAGAATCAACTTTGCTGGGCGATTCGAATTCGAGCTCAGTTTTGACGAGTACTAGAAACAACACCACCAAGCATTGGAATCATTTAATAATGCAACAACAAGCAAATGGGGATCAACAAAACCATGGATTTATTAGCTCAGATGAAGTGGTAGAAGGAGGTTTAACGAGAGATTTCCTTGGTGTAGGAGCTGCTGAAGCCGCAAGCAGAGCGCCATTCTTGCAACACGAGCTAGTAAAGTTTGCATCTATAGGTTCAGGTAGCCATGAATTTGAGCCAATATAG
- the LOC8286035 gene encoding NAC transcription factor 29, translated as MRPSSDFQFPPGFRFHPSDEELIIHYLRNRVASRPLPASIIAEIDLYKYNPWDLPKKALFGEDEWFFFSPRDRKYPNGARPNRAAGSGYWKASGTDRPILTSGSKNIGVKKALVFYSGRPPKGIKTDWLMNEYRLLDTTTKPSRLKGSMRLDDWVLCRVRQKGSMSKNSSEVQDSHNKDLFWYLPKMEEACRTYTNYNTDMITECLNKDCRLLASILAGQTLPPIDTISCVSNQESNKDNSLTLVYHEDGSNKLNSPITVPSFDSSSPNEDARCNNFLPSDNQVSSTRNEDILPRDTIPCTDVKYYGQNQSQDSFYNPNPCDQISGFLELNELIQW; from the exons ATGAGACCATCTTCAGATTTCCAGTTTCCTCCAGGATTCAGGTTTCATCCATCTGATGAGGAGCTCATTATTCATTACTTGCGCAACAGGGTTGCTTCACGTCCATTACCAGCATCTATCATAGCTGAAATTGATCTGTACAAGTACAACCCATGGGATCTACCTA AGAAGGCTTTGTTTGGAGAAGatgaatggtttttctttagTCCGAGAGATAGGAAGTACCCGAATGGAGCAAGGCCTAACAGAGCAGCTGGATCAGGTTACTGGAAGGCTAGTGGTACTGATAGACCTATTCTTACTTCTGGATCAAAGAACATTGGAGTCAAAAAAGCTCTAGTTTTCTACTCTGGTCGGCCTCCTAAAGGAATCAAGACAGACTGGCTCATGAATGAGTATAGGCTGCTTGACACAACAACGAAACCTTCAAGGTTGAAAGGATCCATGAGG TTAGATGACTGGGTACTATGTCGAGTTCGACAGAAAGGTAGCATGTCAAAGAACTCATCCGAAGTTCAAGACAGCCACAACAAAGACTTGTTTTGGTACTTACCAAAGATGGAGGAAGCATGTCGTACATACACAAATTATAACACTGACATGATCACCGAGTGCTTGAACAAAGATTGTCGACTATTAGCTTCCATACTTGCCGGGCAAACTTTACCTCCCATTGATACCATCTCATGTGTTAGCAATCAAGAGAGTAACAAGGACAACAGTCTTACTCTGGTTTATCATGAAGATGGTAGCAACAAGTTAAATTCTCCAATAACAGTTCCTTCCTTTGACAGTTCCAGCCCTAACGAGGACGCTAGGTGCAACAATTTCCTCCCGTCTGACAACCAGGTCAGCAGCACCAGAAATGAGGATATTCTACCTAGAGACACAATACCCTGTACTGATGTGAAGTACTATGGCCAAAACCAATCTCAAGACAGCTTCTACAATCCTAATCCATGTGATCAAATCAGTGGCTTTCTTGAGCTTAACGAATTGATTCAATGGTAA